In the Candidatus Eisenbacteria bacterium genome, GCTGAATGTCCGACGTGGCGATCCGATCGCGGAGCACCCGGTTCTCCTGCACGACCTCCTCGACCTCGTCGGCGACCATTTCGAGGAACGAGGCGACCTCCTGCTCGTCGAGCCCGCGCAGCGCCTTTCGGAACGTCTGCTTCCGAATGTCGAGGGGAGAGATCTTCATGACGCGGCTCCCTCCTATTCGTCCGTCTCCCGGTCGTTTCGCAGAAACCTCAGCCTATCCGAATTCGCGCCCCCGGCCAAGCGAAATCCTGCGAGGAGAGCGGTTCGGGGCGGCGGCACGGCCCTCAGGCTCTCAAAAAGAAGGCGAGGATCGCCCCCTTGAGGAGGTGGAGGAGTACGAACACGAGAAGCGGGGAAAGGTCGAGCATTCCGAGAGGCGGGAGGATCCCTCGGACCGGGGCGAGCAGCGGCTCGGTCGCCGCGTAGAGGAAGCGAGTGAAGCGACCTCCGCCGTACGGCCCGACGCGGAACCAGGAGAGCAAGATGCGAAGGATGAGAAGGGTCGTGTAGACCGAGACAAGCCCGCAGAGCAGGCGGCCGATCGCCTCGAGGAGCGCGCCGCTCGAAAGAGCGGCCGCGGCGCGGAAGAGCTCGCCGAGAGTGTCGTTCGTCACGCCGACCGCGAAGTAGGCGGCGAGGAGGACGGCCATCATCGCCAGAACGGTCGCCACCGCCCCCGAGGTTCCCGGGGGGAGCATCGCGCGGATCGGGAGAACGAGGAAGTCGCTCGCCCGCGCGATGCGGTGGCGAACGGAGCGCGTCCCGAAGCGGAAACGCTCCGGCCGGAGAAGGAGGCGAAGGACGAGAAGGGAGAGGAATGCGAAGGCGAGCGCGCGGACGGCGAGATGCGCGACTCGAAGAATATCTGAACTATTCATGGTTCAACCTCGCGGAACCTGTTCTTCTCGCGGACATTGTGACGAACACCATCTTCCCCAAGCGTGTCTGTCACCATCTATGGACCCGGCTTGCTCACGCCCGCTCTCCGAAGATCGCGGTCCCCACGCGGACCATCGTCGCCCCCTCCTCGACCGCGATCTCGAAGTCTCCCGACATCCCCATCGAGAGATGGCGCATCGCGATCCCGCCGACCGGATCCGAGCGGAGCGCGTCGAAGAGGCGGCGGAGCGAGCGGAACGCGGCGCGGATTCTCTCCGCGTCGCCGGTGAGCGGCCCGATCGTCATGAGCCCGTCCGGAAGGATGCCGGGAAGCTCCGCGATCCCATCGAGTATCGCCCGCACCCCCTCCGGATCGACGCCCGCCTTCGATTCCTCGCCGGAGACGTTCACCTCGACGAGAACCGGGATCTTCCTCCCGGCCGCCTCCGCTCGGCGCGAGACCGCCTCGGCGAGCCGAACGGAGTCGATCGACTGGATTCGGTCGAACAGCTCCACCGCCTTCCCCGCCTTGTTTCTCTGGAGACTCCCCACCATGTGGCGTTCGGGACCGGCGAGGATCTCCGGCCATTTCGACTCCGCTTCTTGCACCCGGTTCTCTCCGATCGCGGGCGCGCCCGCGCGGATCGCCTCGTTGATCCGATCGGGCGGAACGTTCTTCGTCACCGCGACGAGAAGGACCGCTCCCGGATCGCGCCCCGCGCGCGCGGCGGCGGCGGCGATTCGATCCCGGACTCTGCGGAGATTCTCCTCGATTCCCACGCCGTCACCTCCCGCGCCGCAGGGTACCATCGGCCGCCGGGCGCCGCAACCCGGTGCCGCCCGGAACCTTCAGAGGCCCCCGGTGTGTCGGGAGAGGCGCTTCGAGAGGGGACGAAAGGGGCGTTCTGAGGTAGGATGGGGGACGTGAAGACGACGGCGGACAAGGCGCGCGTTCCGACTCCCACGGGTCCCGTCTCGTACGACGTCCATCCGTTTCTCGATCCGAGGTTCCCGAGCCGCTACGCCCCCCTCGCGCGGATCTGGGTCGCGACGATGCGGCGCGCCCTCGCCGACCCGGTCTACTACGCGGAGATGCTCCGCTCGTACGCCAAGCCGGTGAGCGAGAAGGGGAGCTCGAGCGTCCTTCTCGGGCGTTACTTCCGCGACGCGGACGCGTATCTCGACGATCTTCTCCTTCTCGTCCCCCCCTCCTTCGCGGCCCAGATGCGCCCCCTCCCCGACACGCGGAGGGCAAACGACATGCTCCGCCTCTTCCGCTCGGCGATCGACGGCGAGGACTCGAGGACCCGTTACGAGGCGCAGAGGAAGCTCTATCTCGCGAAGCTTCTCTTCGACGTCGACCACTGCCGGAGCGTTCGGGACGGTCCCCGCCATCAGGCGCGCTTCGAGAGGATCCTCAAGGAGAACCTTTGGGTCGATCTCGTCGGCCATCGGAGCATCGAGGTGTGCTGCCGCTTCGCGGAGGCGAAAGACGGCGAGCAGGCCTTCGAGGTCGGCGTTCCCCCCGATCCAGGAGCGACCTGCTGGCGCTTCCAAGTGAAGATGCTCCCGGCGAAGAACGGCGACGCCGAGGTGCCTATCTACCATTATCGTTCACGCTTCAAGAGAGAGGCGAACCCGGAGCCGGGGCGCCCCTCGAAGAACGGCTTCCTCACGCTGACCGAGAGGCCCCGCTGGCCGGGGCTCGGACGCCGGAGCGGATCGATCGTGAGCAAGATGCTCCGGCGGGGAATCGCCGACCCGCAGATGGTCGAGGATCTCCTCGGCGCGATGTTCATCGTCGGCGATCGGCGCCAGGCGTACGCGCTCGAGCGCCGGCT is a window encoding:
- a CDS encoding YggT family protein, which gives rise to MAVLLAAYFAVGVTNDTLGELFRAAAALSSGALLEAIGRLLCGLVSVYTTLLILRILLSWFRVGPYGGGRFTRFLYAATEPLLAPVRGILPPLGMLDLSPLLVFVLLHLLKGAILAFFLRA
- a CDS encoding YggS family pyridoxal phosphate-dependent enzyme; this encodes MVPCGAGGDGVGIEENLRRVRDRIAAAAARAGRDPGAVLLVAVTKNVPPDRINEAIRAGAPAIGENRVQEAESKWPEILAGPERHMVGSLQRNKAGKAVELFDRIQSIDSVRLAEAVSRRAEAAGRKIPVLVEVNVSGEESKAGVDPEGVRAILDGIAELPGILPDGLMTIGPLTGDAERIRAAFRSLRRLFDALRSDPVGGIAMRHLSMGMSGDFEIAVEEGATMVRVGTAIFGERA